The following proteins are co-located in the Ictalurus punctatus breed USDA103 chromosome 14, Coco_2.0, whole genome shotgun sequence genome:
- the LOC128634906 gene encoding death domain-containing protein CRADD isoform X1, giving the protein MEPKHRDLLRAQRLHLCEQLVVDETIVQYLYQEDILTEGQVEEIQSQKSNKNKTLLLLSILPNRGPNAFNVFVQSLEQDFPWIKEKLLLLADEDEQDGGRGTELSNTTAFRFTCEDYICRLKRKKPNMKIRELSMEGKASHFEAEKTGKINQRHCTNHWCTAQQTPKGSAQEITCSR; this is encoded by the exons ATGGAGCCGAAGCACAGAGACCTTCTCCGAGCGCAGAGACTGCACCTCTGTGAGCAGCTCGTAGTGGATGAGACGATAGTTCAGTATTTATATCAAGAGGACATTTTAACCGAGGGCCAAGTGGAGGAAATTCAGTCACAGAAGTCTAACAAAAATAAGACGTTACTGCTGCTTAGTATTCTTCCAAACCGTGGCCCCAATGCTTTTAATGTGTTTGTGCAATCCCTCGAACAGGACTTTCCCTGGATTAAAGAGAAACTGCTGCTTTTAGCCGATGAAGATGAGCAGGATGGAGGAAGGGGTACAGAGCTGTCCAACACAACCG cattccgtttcacctgtgaagactacatttgtcgtttaaaaaggaaaaaacccaacatgaagatcagggAGTTGTCTATGGAaggaaaagcaagccattttgaagctgagaaaacaggaaaaatcaatcagaggcattgcacaaaccaTTGGTGTACTGCGCAACAAACACCGAAAGGTTCAGCCCAGGAAATCACCTGCAGtcgatga
- the LOC128634906 gene encoding death domain-containing protein CRADD isoform X4 — MEPKHRDLLRAQRLHLCEQLVVDETIVQYLYQEDILTEGQVEEIQSQKSNKNKTLLLLSILPNRGPNAFNVFVQSLEQDFPWIKEKLLLLADEDEQDGGRGTELSNTTGHMQAVFL; from the exons ATGGAGCCGAAGCACAGAGACCTTCTCCGAGCGCAGAGACTGCACCTCTGTGAGCAGCTCGTAGTGGATGAGACGATAGTTCAGTATTTATATCAAGAGGACATTTTAACCGAGGGCCAAGTGGAGGAAATTCAGTCACAGAAGTCTAACAAAAATAAGACGTTACTGCTGCTTAGTATTCTTCCAAACCGTGGCCCCAATGCTTTTAATGTGTTTGTGCAATCCCTCGAACAGGACTTTCCCTGGATTAAAGAGAAACTGCTGCTTTTAGCCGATGAAGATGAGCAGGATGGAGGAAGGGGTACAGAGCTGTCCAACACAACCG GACATATGCAAGCAGTCTTCCTCTGA
- the LOC128634906 gene encoding death domain-containing protein CRADD isoform X3 — protein sequence MEPKHRDLLRAQRLHLCEQLVVDETIVQYLYQEDILTEGQVEEIQSQKSNKNKTLLLLSILPNRGPNAFNVFVQSLEQDFPWIKEKLLLLADEDEQDGGRGTELSNTTGEQNSPSACFEATGVSFGDSV from the exons ATGGAGCCGAAGCACAGAGACCTTCTCCGAGCGCAGAGACTGCACCTCTGTGAGCAGCTCGTAGTGGATGAGACGATAGTTCAGTATTTATATCAAGAGGACATTTTAACCGAGGGCCAAGTGGAGGAAATTCAGTCACAGAAGTCTAACAAAAATAAGACGTTACTGCTGCTTAGTATTCTTCCAAACCGTGGCCCCAATGCTTTTAATGTGTTTGTGCAATCCCTCGAACAGGACTTTCCCTGGATTAAAGAGAAACTGCTGCTTTTAGCCGATGAAGATGAGCAGGATGGAGGAAGGGGTACAGAGCTGTCCAACACAACCG GTGaacaaaatagtccatcggcttgttttgaagcgacgggtgtttcgtttggagatagcgtttaa